From a single Candidatus Defluviilinea gracilis genomic region:
- a CDS encoding tyrosine-type recombinase/integrase — protein MYALKTQDQGLITLSQQDYLPILVDSFLIDRRSQRLSPETIELYTKKLQYFLKYCECQALTQVSQITPDFIRRYLLELSETHNPGGVHACFRPLRTMLYWIEEEEIMPEGWKNPIRKIKAPKLPTDPIEPIQIEEIHELLKTCQSNYSGVRDKAMMLGLLDTGARAKEFLNINLEDVDMATGAVMIRQSKGRKPRMVFLGRKTIRAIRGYLRYRHDNFPAMWVSIHGERMTYAALRCLLRRCAEKVGLKSIPTPHDFRRAFALVMLRNGVDIFALQKLMGHSDLQILRRYLAQTDQDIHTAHMRGSPVDSNL, from the coding sequence ATGTATGCTTTAAAAACGCAAGACCAAGGGCTTATCACACTTTCCCAGCAGGATTATTTGCCCATTCTGGTTGATTCTTTTCTGATCGACCGCAGATCACAAAGGCTTTCTCCCGAAACCATTGAACTGTATACCAAGAAGCTGCAATACTTTCTAAAGTATTGTGAATGTCAGGCATTGACGCAAGTTTCTCAAATCACACCAGATTTTATCCGTCGGTATCTACTTGAACTCTCCGAGACGCACAATCCCGGCGGTGTACATGCTTGCTTCCGTCCACTGCGGACCATGCTGTATTGGATCGAAGAGGAAGAGATCATGCCTGAGGGTTGGAAGAACCCGATTCGTAAAATCAAAGCGCCGAAACTGCCGACTGATCCCATCGAGCCCATCCAGATCGAGGAAATCCATGAACTTCTGAAAACCTGCCAAAGCAATTACTCCGGAGTCCGCGACAAGGCGATGATGCTGGGATTGCTGGATACTGGCGCTCGCGCGAAAGAATTCCTGAACATCAACCTGGAAGATGTGGACATGGCAACCGGAGCGGTGATGATCCGTCAGAGCAAAGGGCGTAAGCCGCGCATGGTGTTCCTGGGACGAAAGACCATTAGGGCAATTCGTGGGTACCTTCGCTACCGGCATGACAACTTCCCTGCCATGTGGGTCTCCATTCACGGCGAGAGGATGACCTATGCCGCGTTACGCTGTCTGCTACGCCGGTGCGCGGAAAAGGTCGGACTGAAATCCATTCCCACTCCGCACGATTTCCGGCGGGCGTTTGCCTTGGTGATGTTGCGTAACGGCGTGGATATCTTTGCCCTGCAAAAACTGATGGGACATTCCGACCTGCAGATTTTGCGGCGTTATCTGGCACAGACCGATCAGGATATTCACACTGCCCACATGCGAGGTAGTCCGGTGGATAGCAATCTTTAG